The following proteins come from a genomic window of Finegoldia magna ATCC 29328:
- the rsmD gene encoding 16S rRNA (guanine(966)-N(2))-methyltransferase RsmD: MKVISGKMRGMNLNTDLDRFTRPTEGKIKEAIFSVIFQVKPNSKALDLFAGSGAVGIEFLSRGCDLVVFSEASSDNIRCINENIEHTKSQEFTKVFKGDFKKNILNIKRQGIKFDYVFIDPPYERLNYYKESIQMLLDNDILNDDCLVILESEKELPDEYFGSLNLEKQKQYGKKKNIYFLRKDNE, from the coding sequence ATGAAAGTTATTTCAGGAAAAATGAGAGGTATGAACTTAAATACTGATTTAGATAGATTTACAAGACCAACTGAAGGCAAAATAAAAGAAGCTATATTTAGCGTGATATTTCAGGTAAAACCAAATTCTAAAGCATTGGATTTATTTGCTGGAAGTGGAGCAGTTGGGATAGAATTCTTAAGTAGAGGTTGTGATTTGGTAGTATTTAGTGAAGCTTCTAGTGATAATATAAGATGCATCAATGAAAATATTGAACATACGAAATCACAAGAATTTACAAAAGTATTTAAGGGAGATTTTAAGAAAAATATATTGAATATCAAGAGGCAAGGAATAAAATTCGACTATGTTTTTATAGATCCTCCATACGAAAGACTAAATTATTACAAAGAATCAATTCAAATGCTCTTAGATAATGATATTTTGAATGATGATTGTCTTGTGATATTAGAATCAGAAAAAGAGTTGCCAGATGAATATTTTGGTTCTTTGAATTTGGAAAAGCAAAAACAATATGGAAAAAAGAAAAATATTTATTTTTTGAGGAAAGATAATGAATAA
- the coaD gene encoding pantetheine-phosphate adenylyltransferase, translating to MNKTKVLYPGSFDPITNGHMDIIERSAKIFEEVNVAVVKNIQKKSTFTLEQRVEMIEKACKHLSNVKIHQFEGLTVDFAKQIGCSTIIRGLRAVSDFESEMQMSLANKKLNDELETLFLVADGKYAFLSSSIVREIASYGADISELVPENIVEDIKQRFNDK from the coding sequence ATGAATAAAACAAAAGTTTTATATCCAGGTAGTTTTGATCCGATAACAAATGGGCACATGGATATCATTGAAAGAAGCGCAAAGATTTTTGAAGAAGTAAATGTAGCTGTTGTAAAAAATATTCAAAAGAAAAGTACATTTACGCTAGAACAGAGAGTTGAAATGATTGAAAAAGCTTGTAAACATTTATCTAATGTAAAGATCCATCAATTTGAAGGATTGACTGTAGATTTTGCAAAACAAATAGGATGTAGTACAATTATAAGGGGACTACGTGCTGTAAGTGATTTTGAGTCAGAAATGCAAATGTCATTGGCTAATAAAAAGTTAAATGATGAATTAGAAACATTATTTCTAGTTGCAGATGGAAAGTATGCATTTCTTTCGTCTTCTATAGTAAGGGAGATAGCTTCATATGGCGCTGATATCTCAGAACTTGTTCCAGAAAATATCGTTGAGGATATAAAGCAAAGATTTAACGATAAATAA
- a CDS encoding flavodoxin, with amino-acid sequence MNLLILYWSQTGNTEKMAQIIKDECESKGSKVEMVFSDDYQNCNIDNFDVIAFGCPAMGDEELEDTSFEPMFSDLENKLNDKKIALFGSYEWNNGEWMGFWKERCDKNNLNVIDTVICYDAPDENSTNDIKTFADNLLK; translated from the coding sequence ATGAATTTATTAATTTTGTACTGGTCACAAACTGGTAACACTGAAAAAATGGCTCAAATAATTAAAGATGAGTGTGAGTCAAAGGGTTCTAAAGTTGAAATGGTTTTTAGTGATGATTATCAAAACTGCAATATCGATAATTTCGATGTAATTGCTTTCGGATGCCCTGCTATGGGAGACGAAGAGTTAGAGGATACATCATTTGAACCAATGTTTTCAGATTTAGAAAATAAATTAAATGATAAAAAAATCGCCTTATTCGGATCATACGAATGGAACAACGGCGAATGGATGGGATTTTGGAAAGAAAGATGTGATAAAAACAATTTAAATGTTATTGACACTGTAATTTGTTACGATGCACCAGATGAAAACTCTACTAATGACATCAAAACGTTCGCAGATAATTTATTAAAATAA
- a CDS encoding DUF3793 family protein: MLQDILLEHCYPTLSNLKFANMINVDYTENIFEDILKLNEKLSEYNFSLIILKQTEKKLLLYLINYNLIENYNDKRLKKALESYGYPVDNFNSSINFLKKRLLENEFPHEIGFFLGYPYEDVLGFINYNGKNECISGKWKVYSDVERAKNIFKKYDYAKQITKRLSLQGNNLFDIINYFKE; encoded by the coding sequence ATGTTACAAGACATATTATTAGAACATTGTTATCCCACACTTAGTAATCTCAAATTTGCAAATATGATAAACGTCGATTATACAGAAAACATATTTGAAGACATATTAAAATTAAATGAAAAATTATCTGAATATAATTTTAGTTTAATTATTTTAAAGCAAACTGAAAAAAAGTTATTGCTGTACTTAATAAATTACAATTTAATAGAAAACTATAATGATAAGAGGCTAAAAAAAGCTTTAGAAAGTTATGGTTATCCTGTGGATAATTTTAATAGCAGCATAAATTTTTTAAAGAAAAGATTGCTTGAAAATGAATTCCCTCATGAAATCGGATTTTTCTTAGGGTATCCATATGAAGATGTGCTTGGATTTATAAATTACAATGGAAAAAATGAATGTATATCTGGAAAATGGAAAGTATATTCTGATGTTGAGAGAGCAAAAAATATTTTTAAAAAATATGACTACGCTAAGCAAATAACAAAAAGACTATCATTACAAGGAAATAACTTGTTTGATATAATAAATTATTTTAAGGAGTAA
- the secG gene encoding preprotein translocase subunit SecG, with the protein MKTVFSVILVLASIVIIFAVMSQETKSEGMAALTGETNVGGHGGRLTKDNYINRVVVVSSVIFLVSALALAYIK; encoded by the coding sequence ATGAAGACTGTTTTTTCAGTAATTTTAGTTCTTGCTAGTATCGTAATTATATTTGCGGTAATGAGTCAAGAAACTAAATCAGAAGGGATGGCAGCGTTAACAGGCGAAACTAATGTCGGAGGACACGGTGGAAGATTAACTAAGGATAATTATATCAACAGAGTCGTAGTTGTATCATCAGTTATATTCTTAGTTTCAGCTTTGGCGTTAGCATATATAAAATAA
- a CDS encoding sodium-translocating pyrophosphatase, with protein MDNMYYYLAIAAGIIALLFAAIKFSSISKKGAGNERMKEISGFIHDGAMAYLSRQYKALIIFVVVVCVILGVAIDYKTAICFLAGAIFSVLAGYIGMQAATKANVRTANSAKEEGMNGALNVAFSGGAVMGMCVVGLGILGITLSYIIFQDAEIVTGFSFGASSIALFARVGGGIYTKAADVGADLVGKVEAGIPEDDPRNPAVIADNVGDNVGDVAGMGADLFESYAGSILSGITLGLLAYKEAGVSFAIAIAAIGVIASIIGVFTVRGGKDPQKSLNTGTIISSILAIAGSFFLSRTILGNNNAFFSVLAGILVGLIISQFTEYYTSEDKKPVQKIAEESETGSSTNIISGLATGMKSTTGPIIVIAIGIIVSFFASNGATNPTEGLYGIAVAAIGMLSTCGMTIAVDAYGPIADNAGGIAEMCELPEDVRNITDKLDSVGNTTAAIGKGFAIGSAALTALALFASYTAVVGLKQINVTSPEVVAGMFIGGMLPFLFSALTMDAVGTAANDMIVEVRRQFKEFPGIMEGTQQPDYKKCVDISTGAALRQMIVPGLLAVICPVIMGFLLGAEALGGLLAGSLVTGVLMAIFMSNSGGAWDNAKKYIESGQHGGKGSDAHKAAVVGDTVGDPFKDTSGPSLNILIKLMTVVSLVFAPLIAQHGGIILNLF; from the coding sequence ATGGACAATATGTATTACTATTTAGCTATTGCAGCAGGTATTATCGCTTTATTATTTGCTGCAATAAAGTTTAGTAGCATAAGTAAAAAAGGTGCTGGTAATGAAAGAATGAAGGAGATATCTGGATTTATTCATGATGGAGCTATGGCTTATCTTTCTCGTCAATACAAAGCACTTATTATTTTTGTTGTTGTAGTATGCGTAATTTTAGGTGTTGCAATTGATTATAAGACAGCAATTTGCTTCTTAGCTGGTGCAATATTTAGTGTACTTGCTGGATATATTGGAATGCAAGCTGCTACAAAGGCAAACGTTAGGACAGCTAACTCAGCAAAAGAAGAAGGAATGAACGGAGCATTAAACGTTGCATTTTCAGGTGGAGCAGTAATGGGAATGTGCGTTGTTGGATTAGGAATTTTAGGTATAACTCTTTCTTATATTATTTTCCAAGACGCAGAAATAGTTACTGGATTTAGTTTTGGTGCTTCTTCTATAGCGTTGTTTGCCAGAGTTGGTGGCGGTATTTACACTAAAGCTGCCGATGTTGGTGCAGACTTGGTTGGTAAAGTAGAAGCAGGTATTCCTGAAGATGACCCTAGAAACCCTGCAGTAATCGCAGATAACGTTGGTGATAACGTAGGGGACGTTGCAGGTATGGGAGCTGACTTGTTTGAATCTTACGCTGGTAGTATTTTATCAGGGATTACATTAGGTTTATTAGCTTACAAAGAAGCAGGTGTGTCTTTTGCAATTGCAATAGCAGCTATAGGAGTCATTGCTTCTATTATAGGTGTATTTACAGTAAGGGGAGGAAAAGATCCTCAAAAATCTTTAAATACTGGTACTATTATTAGTTCTATTTTAGCAATCGCAGGATCATTCTTCTTATCAAGAACTATTCTTGGTAACAATAATGCGTTCTTCTCTGTTTTAGCAGGTATTTTAGTTGGATTGATAATTTCTCAATTTACAGAATATTACACATCTGAAGACAAAAAACCAGTTCAAAAAATAGCTGAAGAATCTGAAACAGGTTCATCTACTAACATTATTTCAGGATTAGCTACAGGTATGAAATCAACAACTGGCCCTATTATTGTTATAGCTATTGGTATAATTGTTTCATTCTTTGCATCAAATGGTGCAACTAATCCTACAGAAGGTTTATACGGTATTGCAGTAGCAGCTATTGGTATGTTGTCAACTTGTGGTATGACAATTGCTGTAGATGCTTACGGTCCAATAGCCGATAACGCTGGTGGTATTGCAGAAATGTGTGAATTACCAGAAGATGTTAGAAATATTACAGATAAATTAGACTCAGTTGGTAATACAACTGCAGCCATTGGTAAAGGATTTGCAATTGGTAGTGCTGCATTAACAGCTTTGGCACTATTTGCATCATACACTGCAGTTGTAGGATTAAAACAAATCAATGTAACAAGCCCTGAAGTAGTAGCTGGTATGTTCATTGGTGGTATGTTACCATTCTTATTCTCAGCGTTAACTATGGATGCTGTAGGAACTGCTGCAAATGATATGATTGTAGAAGTTAGAAGACAATTTAAAGAGTTCCCTGGAATAATGGAAGGAACTCAACAACCAGATTACAAAAAATGTGTTGATATTTCTACTGGAGCTGCATTAAGACAAATGATAGTACCTGGATTATTAGCTGTAATATGTCCTGTAATAATGGGATTTTTATTAGGTGCAGAAGCTCTAGGAGGACTTTTAGCAGGTTCACTTGTAACAGGCGTTTTAATGGCGATATTTATGTCAAACAGTGGTGGAGCATGGGATAATGCTAAGAAGTATATTGAATCAGGTCAACATGGTGGAAAAGGATCAGATGCTCATAAAGCAGCTGTTGTAGGAGATACTGTAGGGGACCCATTCAAAGACACATCAGGCCCATCATTAAATATCCTAATTAAATTGATGACAGTAGTTTCATTAGTATTTGCACCATTAATTGCTCAACATGGTGGAATAATATTAAATTTATTCTAA
- a CDS encoding hemolysin family protein — MDEVGPNLFIELVILLVLIIINAFFSASEIAIVSCDKNKLRAMSEDGNDKAKLVLEQFEKHTKFLSTIQVILTYIGFVAAAICSSSLSGSLSKKLVFLGLNSSLTYWLSVCIVLLVLSFLYILFGQLIPKRIALSVADSFALFSISAVKFVYFILKPFVFLLSRATKLILSIIGIKTLNVESKITVEEIKSMVEVGKEQGIINSNEKDMIDAVINFNEKTAEEIMTARTEVFAIDLEDCIEDYLDKLMELKFSRIPIYEGDIDNILGIIYIKDYMSEAYKLGFNNVDLRKILKPAYFISETKNINDLFSDMKKKRIHMAILIDEYGGFSGIVSMEDLIEEIVGNIEDEYDHEAPDIVQVDKFNYIVKGSTSIKEINSNIGLEIDELSDDYDTLGGMLINRLGYIPEDGFKRKIDIDGVLYNIIFVEDKRIKKVKITLPKNFFEQVSK, encoded by the coding sequence ATGGACGAAGTCGGGCCCAATCTTTTTATAGAATTGGTAATTTTATTGGTACTCATAATAATTAATGCTTTTTTTTCAGCAAGTGAAATAGCTATAGTATCTTGTGACAAAAATAAGCTTAGAGCTATGAGTGAAGATGGTAATGATAAAGCAAAATTAGTTTTAGAACAATTTGAAAAACACACAAAATTTTTATCTACTATTCAGGTTATTTTAACTTACATTGGATTTGTTGCTGCTGCAATATGTTCCTCTAGTTTAAGTGGGAGTTTGAGTAAAAAATTAGTATTTTTAGGACTAAATAGCTCCTTGACTTATTGGTTATCGGTTTGTATAGTACTTTTAGTTTTGTCATTTTTGTATATTTTGTTTGGACAATTGATTCCGAAAAGGATTGCTTTAAGTGTTGCGGATTCTTTTGCACTATTTTCAATCAGTGCTGTAAAATTTGTTTATTTTATCTTGAAACCATTTGTTTTCTTACTTTCAAGGGCAACAAAGCTTATATTAAGTATAATTGGAATTAAAACCTTGAATGTTGAAAGCAAGATAACTGTTGAAGAAATAAAGTCAATGGTAGAAGTGGGAAAAGAACAAGGTATTATAAATTCAAATGAAAAAGACATGATTGATGCTGTTATAAACTTTAATGAAAAAACTGCTGAAGAAATTATGACAGCAAGGACAGAAGTTTTTGCTATCGATCTTGAAGATTGTATCGAAGATTACTTGGATAAATTAATGGAACTTAAATTTTCAAGAATTCCAATTTATGAAGGTGATATTGACAATATTCTAGGCATTATTTATATTAAAGACTATATGAGCGAAGCTTACAAACTTGGATTTAATAATGTAGATTTAAGAAAAATTTTGAAACCTGCGTATTTCATATCTGAAACTAAAAATATCAATGATTTATTTTCAGATATGAAAAAGAAGAGAATTCATATGGCAATACTAATTGATGAGTATGGTGGATTTTCAGGAATTGTATCAATGGAAGATTTGATTGAAGAGATAGTTGGAAATATTGAGGATGAATATGATCATGAGGCACCAGATATTGTTCAAGTAGATAAATTCAATTATATCGTGAAAGGAAGTACTTCTATAAAGGAAATTAATTCTAATATAGGACTTGAAATTGATGAACTCTCTGACGATTACGATACATTAGGCGGTATGCTAATAAATCGATTAGGATATATACCTGAAGATGGGTTTAAAAGGAAAATTGATATTGATGGAGTTTTGTACAATATAATTTTTGTAGAAGATAAAAGGATTAAAAAGGTAAAAATTACATTACCTAAGAACTTTTTTGAACAGGTGAGTAAATGA
- the map gene encoding type I methionyl aminopeptidase, translating to MIIIKNKDEIEKMDISGNVISGMHEALREYVKPGLTTMQVNDFCEKFIRSKGAIPAQIGYEGFPYATCCCVNDEICHGYPSDYVLKSGDLLKVDTVVELNGWMSDSCWSYAVGEVDEETKKLMEVTRECMYEGIKLAVIGNRLGDIGARIQSIAEANGYSVVREFTGHGIGRGMHEDPMVLHYGKEHRGLRLQEGMVLTIEPMINMGTHKLKIDKNGWTARTIDGKKSCQYEHTLAITKDGPRILTKQQGQ from the coding sequence ATGATTATTATAAAAAATAAAGACGAAATAGAAAAAATGGACATTTCTGGAAATGTAATTTCGGGTATGCACGAAGCGTTAAGAGAATATGTTAAACCGGGATTAACTACAATGCAAGTCAATGATTTTTGCGAAAAATTTATTAGGAGCAAAGGAGCAATTCCTGCTCAAATTGGTTATGAAGGGTTCCCATATGCTACATGCTGCTGTGTCAATGACGAAATATGTCATGGATATCCATCTGATTATGTTTTAAAATCTGGAGATTTGCTAAAAGTAGATACAGTGGTTGAATTGAATGGCTGGATGAGCGATTCATGTTGGAGCTATGCCGTTGGTGAAGTTGATGAAGAAACTAAAAAGCTAATGGAAGTTACAAGAGAGTGCATGTACGAAGGAATTAAATTAGCCGTTATTGGCAATAGATTAGGTGATATCGGAGCAAGAATTCAATCTATTGCTGAAGCAAATGGTTATTCAGTAGTACGTGAATTTACAGGACATGGAATTGGTAGAGGCATGCATGAAGATCCAATGGTTCTTCATTACGGAAAAGAACACAGAGGTCTTAGATTACAAGAGGGAATGGTATTAACTATCGAACCAATGATAAATATGGGAACTCATAAGTTGAAAATTGATAAAAATGGATGGACAGCAAGAACTATTGATGGTAAAAAATCATGTCAATATGAGCATACACTAGCAATCACTAAGGATGGTCCAAGAATTTTGACAAAACAACAAGGACAATAA
- a CDS encoding tRNA(Met) cytidine acetate ligase: MNIAIVCEYNPFHFGHLHQIKKIKKVFPKANIITIMSGNVVQRGEFSVLDKLYKTKIALEYGIDCVIEIPSVFSLQSAQNFGYYAIKIIDAIGCDYVSFGIESEIEDLISFKNFLLENNDNIEQFICDNKNLSYNKSIMEFSKQNYMDYSDEIFRSNNILALEYIKSLDKINSNCKILPIKRINSDYNSNSIENISYSASSIRSNIELLDQYESKIPTLTYEFLKNSYIEVNKKLLDILSYKLLIEKYKLDNITGYEKGLENLLTKGLDKNYHALFKNIKNRKYSQNRLKRLILNYILEVDKKFVDDILKKDIEAIRLLGFNKKFDLSMINKNCKICSLIRDFSKLSEDYQKLFEFDIKVSRLIYSTRKVNDFYDFPVIKK; the protein is encoded by the coding sequence ATGAATATTGCTATAGTATGTGAATACAATCCGTTTCATTTTGGTCATTTACATCAAATAAAAAAAATCAAGAAAGTTTTTCCAAAAGCTAACATAATTACAATTATGAGCGGTAATGTAGTACAACGTGGAGAGTTTTCTGTTTTAGACAAACTTTATAAAACTAAAATTGCTTTGGAATATGGAATAGACTGTGTGATTGAAATTCCTTCTGTATTCTCATTACAATCAGCACAAAATTTTGGATATTATGCTATTAAAATCATTGATGCTATTGGATGCGACTACGTATCCTTTGGAATTGAATCAGAAATCGAAGATCTTATTTCTTTTAAAAATTTTCTTCTAGAAAACAATGATAACATTGAGCAATTTATTTGTGATAATAAAAATCTTTCATATAACAAAAGTATAATGGAATTTTCAAAACAAAACTATATGGATTATTCCGATGAAATATTCAGATCAAACAATATTCTTGCATTGGAGTATATAAAATCATTAGATAAAATAAACTCTAATTGTAAAATACTTCCAATTAAAAGGATTAACAGCGATTATAATTCAAATTCTATTGAAAATATATCTTATAGCGCATCTTCTATTAGAAGTAATATAGAATTATTAGATCAATACGAAAGCAAAATTCCAACTTTAACGTATGAATTTCTAAAAAACAGTTATATTGAAGTTAATAAAAAGCTATTGGATATATTATCATATAAGTTGCTAATAGAAAAATATAAATTAGATAATATTACAGGATATGAGAAAGGTTTAGAAAATCTTTTAACAAAAGGCCTCGACAAAAATTATCATGCCTTATTTAAAAATATTAAAAATAGAAAGTATTCGCAAAATCGTCTTAAGAGATTGATTTTAAATTATATTTTAGAAGTTGATAAAAAATTTGTCGATGATATCTTGAAAAAAGACATCGAGGCAATCCGTTTATTAGGATTTAATAAAAAATTCGATTTATCTATGATTAATAAAAATTGTAAAATTTGTTCATTGATCAGAGATTTTTCAAAATTATCAGAGGATTACCAAAAGTTATTTGAATTTGATATAAAAGTCAGTAGACTAATTTACTCGACAAGAAAAGTTAATGATTTTTATGATTTTCCAGTAATAAAAAAATAG
- a CDS encoding zinc dependent phospholipase C family protein, with protein sequence MINIFPETHKRIVREINQDIKDSYGINLNIKKLEWGAVSPDILPKYKLIRHYKEESINYIVKEIITIIYLFQFTDLTRLNSLQNKILSTKLGVISHYLSDYVCLPHAKRWRCNQHLKDHMNYERVLNKISQNHVFNKKAIKTSRINIDNDECVMLKTLVKNYIEDIVDEYSMSEGKTRDLDFAYGLNYSIFCFIFETIEIFSTERYYQKSFVF encoded by the coding sequence GTGATTAATATTTTTCCGGAAACTCATAAGAGAATTGTTAGAGAAATAAATCAAGACATTAAGGATTCCTATGGAATCAATTTAAATATAAAAAAGTTAGAATGGGGAGCTGTTAGTCCAGATATTTTACCAAAATATAAGCTAATACGCCATTATAAAGAAGAAAGTATAAATTATATTGTTAAAGAAATTATCACTATAATTTATCTTTTTCAATTTACAGATTTAACAAGATTAAACTCATTGCAAAATAAGATTTTAAGTACAAAACTTGGAGTAATAAGTCATTATCTAAGTGATTATGTGTGCCTTCCACACGCAAAAAGATGGAGATGTAATCAGCATCTAAAAGATCACATGAATTACGAAAGAGTTTTGAATAAGATATCTCAAAATCATGTATTTAACAAAAAAGCAATAAAAACTAGTCGAATAAACATAGATAACGATGAATGCGTGATGTTAAAAACATTGGTTAAAAATTATATTGAAGATATAGTCGATGAATATAGCATGTCAGAAGGTAAAACTAGGGATTTGGACTTTGCGTATGGTTTGAATTATTCTATCTTCTGTTTTATTTTTGAAACCATTGAAATATTCTCTACAGAAAGATACTATCAAAAGTCCTTTGTTTTTTAA
- a CDS encoding DUF6873 family GME fold protein, whose amino-acid sequence MIFIDLLKDEHIEELSDFVYKLRNNILCQNKFDSNIAKNRSTILKSMKKQILEKNHFVIYEEDKLIGYIVLDFEDNELIINEIYFDKINNSILFKVFRFLMDYAVSNLFDIIKFKFKGFIFDEIIKEHLDNQNRLEIRNDIFEEFRKKFAIVSFKSKDGLIKFLQESSYDIIYSFNSNKLDKKVCDHVDMQIRKINDNTFVCSQESYNHYRAYLPNYITLYVTEFDISDKYPKDCLLNNFSIKNHLICNKKSIDPVILKLLKDEKIIMVNQGYSKCSTIVTNHFVITSDKSIFNSVQKEHIEAFLIDSGEIKLEGYDTGFIGGTCGYSSDLGLVFYGNLEKYKYKEKLIDILNKEKIKYYYPKDDDFIDRGSIIFN is encoded by the coding sequence ATGATTTTTATTGATTTATTGAAAGATGAACACATCGAAGAGTTATCTGATTTTGTATATAAACTTAGAAACAATATCTTATGTCAAAATAAATTTGATTCAAATATAGCTAAGAATAGATCTACTATACTTAAATCTATGAAAAAACAAATACTAGAAAAAAATCATTTCGTGATTTACGAAGAGGATAAATTGATAGGATATATAGTGCTAGATTTTGAAGATAATGAATTAATTATTAATGAGATTTATTTTGATAAGATTAATAACTCAATACTTTTTAAGGTTTTTAGATTTTTAATGGATTATGCAGTTTCAAATTTATTTGATATAATTAAATTTAAGTTTAAAGGATTTATTTTTGATGAAATTATTAAAGAACATTTGGACAATCAAAATAGATTGGAAATAAGAAATGATATATTTGAAGAATTTCGTAAGAAATTTGCAATAGTTAGTTTTAAATCTAAGGATGGATTAATAAAGTTTTTGCAAGAGAGTAGTTACGATATTATTTACAGTTTTAATAGCAATAAATTGGATAAAAAAGTATGTGACCATGTCGATATGCAAATTAGAAAAATAAACGATAATACATTTGTTTGTTCCCAAGAGTCATATAATCATTACAGGGCATATCTTCCAAATTATATAACATTATACGTAACAGAATTTGATATATCAGATAAATATCCAAAAGATTGCTTGTTGAATAACTTTTCGATTAAGAATCATTTGATATGTAATAAAAAATCTATTGATCCTGTTATCTTGAAACTTCTTAAAGACGAGAAAATAATAATGGTAAATCAGGGATATTCCAAATGTTCAACTATAGTTACTAATCATTTTGTGATTACAAGTGATAAATCTATATTTAATAGTGTTCAGAAGGAACATATTGAGGCTTTTTTGATAGATTCTGGTGAAATAAAACTAGAAGGTTATGATACAGGATTTATTGGTGGAACTTGTGGATATAGTTCTGATTTGGGGCTTGTATTTTATGGTAATCTTGAAAAGTACA